The Planktothrix serta PCC 8927 region TAATGACGGAGGATTGGGTGGGAAAACCCAGGGTTTTTAAAGCTAAAATGACTCTGGAAAATATTAACCCCGATGTGGAAATTCAGGCTATTGAGCAGTATGTAACCCCGGAAAATGTTGATGCTTTAGTTCAAGCCTCAGATCTGGTATTGGACTGCGCTCATAACTTCATTGAACGGGATTTATTAAATACCGCTTGTGTGGGCTGGGATAAACCTATGGTGGAAGCTGCTATGAATGATATGGAAGCTTATTTAACCACCATTGTTCCCGGTAAAACTCCTTGTTTATCCTGTATTTTTCCCGAAAAACCTAATTGGGATAAACGCGGGTTTGGGGTATTAGGAGCCGTCTCAGGAACTCTAGCTTGTTTAACAGCATTAGAAGCAATTAAGGTATTAACGGGAATCGGAAAACCGCTATATTCTCAATTGCTAACAATGGATTTAAACAGTTTAGATTTTGCCAAACGCCGTCCTTACCATGACCCCCATTGTCCCGTTTGTGGGGACAAAAATCCAGAGAGAAATTTAACAAATTTATCGAATCGTAATAATTCTTTACTTCTGGCAATTCCTTAGCTTTTTGAAGATTGAATTTAAACGATAAAAGTTGAAAAAAATCTCTCTTCAACCCTTGTCAATTGTCAATGATTAATTTTCTAAACCAGAGGATTTTTTATGACCTTAACCTTAACAGAAGTTGCTGAATTACGTCTACGGACTTTTCTGCAAAGTTCGGGAAAAAGTGAAACCCCAACCCAACGGGGAGTCCGTTTTTCCGTGATAGATGGTGGTTGTAGTGGTTATCAATATTCCTTAGATATTACCTCCCAACCTCAACCGGATGATTTGTCAGAACAACTCGGTAAAATTCAAGTTTATATTGACAAAAAAAGCGCGCCTCTATTGGAAGGAGTTGTGGTTGATTATGTGGAAGGTTTAACTCAAAGTGGCTTTAAATTTTTGAATCCTAATGCAACAGATACCTGTGGCTGTGGTCAATCTTTTCAAGCTGGAAATTGCACCCCTACGGGTGTCCCTTGTAGTTAATCTTTCCCTGACTTTGTTCGTCTAAAATTTTCAAGGAATTGGCAAATGGTAACTTATAACGTCCATCTAATTAACAAGAAAAAAGACCTAGATGTGATTATTCCCGTTGAGGAAGATCAGTACATCCTAGAAGCAGCAGAAGCCCAGGATATAGAATTACCTTTTTCCTGTAGTTCGGGCTCTTGTTCTAGTTGTGTTGGTAAACTCACTGAAGGCAAAATTGACCAATCAGAACAGACGTTTTTAGATGATGAACAAATGGATAAAGGGTTTGTGCTACTCTGCGTTGCTTATCCTCGTTCTGATTGTACAATTCGGACTCACCAAGAAGCTTATTTAGTTTAATTAAATCATTCAGGAGCAATTTTATCATGGCAACATTAACAGGTTTAACCTTTGGGGGAACAACTTGGACACCCCAATTTGTACAGGAAATTAACCAAGAGAAATGTATTGGTTGTGGAAGATGTTTTAAAGCTTGTGGTCGTAATGTATTACAACTCAGAGCTTTAAATGAAGATGGAGAATTTGTTGAAGATGAAGAAGAGGATGAAATTGAACGAAAAGTGATGAGTATTATTCATCCAGAGTTCTGTATTGGCTGTGAAGCTTGTTCACGAGTTTGTCCCAAAAATTGTTATACCCATGCTTCTTTGGTTGAAGCTTAAATCCCAACTAATACTACCGACATTAAAGAGAGGAAAACTATCTTAATAAATGGGTTTAATGCTAGTTTTTCTCTTTTTTATCTACCCGTATTTCTCGAAACAGAGACAAAAAATTGTCACTTATTCGCCAGAAGCAGGACGTTTTTCTGGCTATTTTTTTAAAGAACTTCCAAACAACGAGGGGAATTATG contains the following coding sequences:
- a CDS encoding HesA/MoeB/ThiF family protein — encoded protein: MVFQLTPTELERYRRQIMLPGFGEAAQNRLKSSTVLVTGVGGLGGTAALYLAVAGVGKLILLRGGDLRLDDMNRQVLMTEDWVGKPRVFKAKMTLENINPDVEIQAIEQYVTPENVDALVQASDLVLDCAHNFIERDLLNTACVGWDKPMVEAAMNDMEAYLTTIVPGKTPCLSCIFPEKPNWDKRGFGVLGAVSGTLACLTALEAIKVLTGIGKPLYSQLLTMDLNSLDFAKRRPYHDPHCPVCGDKNPERNLTNLSNRNNSLLLAIP
- a CDS encoding iron-sulfur cluster assembly accessory protein, which translates into the protein MTLTLTEVAELRLRTFLQSSGKSETPTQRGVRFSVIDGGCSGYQYSLDITSQPQPDDLSEQLGKIQVYIDKKSAPLLEGVVVDYVEGLTQSGFKFLNPNATDTCGCGQSFQAGNCTPTGVPCS
- a CDS encoding 2Fe-2S iron-sulfur cluster-binding protein, producing the protein MVTYNVHLINKKKDLDVIIPVEEDQYILEAAEAQDIELPFSCSSGSCSSCVGKLTEGKIDQSEQTFLDDEQMDKGFVLLCVAYPRSDCTIRTHQEAYLV
- the fdxB gene encoding ferredoxin III, nif-specific — protein: MATLTGLTFGGTTWTPQFVQEINQEKCIGCGRCFKACGRNVLQLRALNEDGEFVEDEEEDEIERKVMSIIHPEFCIGCEACSRVCPKNCYTHASLVEA